Genomic segment of Ralstonia pickettii:
CGTCGTCAGTTTCATTTCGGCGACGCTTTTGCCGCTGGGCTCAGAGCCCGCCGTGTTTGCTTACATCAAGCTCAATCCGGAGATGTTCTGGCCGGCCATCAGTGTCGCCACGCTCGGCAACACGCTGGGCGGCGTGGTCGACTGGTGGATGGGCTACGCGGCTAAGCTGGCGCTGGTGCGCTACCACCTGGCGCGCCGCCGCCGTCAGCACAGCGCCGAGCACACCCAGCATGTGCCGCACCCCAAGCGCCACCGTGAACCCCCGCTCGACAAGAAGTACTTCCGCTGGATGCGCCGCATCGGGCCGGTGTCGCTGCTGGTGTCGTGGCTGCCGGGCATCGGCGACCCGCTCTGTACGCTGGCCGGCTGGCTGCGCTTGAAGTTCTGGCCCAGCGTCATGTACATGGCGATCGGCAAATTCCTGCGCTATCTGGCGATGACAGCAGCGCTCATGACCTTGCCCGACGGCTTCTGGCACGGCATCCTGGGCTGGATCAAGAGCGTGATGATGTGACGTTTGCGTGGCGTTCGGCGCACTCGATCAGGCCTGCGCTTTTCGCAAGCCATTGAAAACGCGACGGTTTTGCCGCCCATATCACCGGCAGGGATACCGTTGCTGCAACGCATCAACTGCGCGCGTTGCAGTACAATCGCCCTTTAAAGACCGCGCGGCTCAAGCCCTCTTTGCCGCGCCCTCCCTCCCGAGCGGCACGCCATGAATGCCCCACTTCTGATCGACGCCAAACTCACGGCGCAGGACGCTGCGCCCCGGCTGCGCGAGATTCCCTACAACTACACCTCGTTCTCGGATCGGGAAATCGTCATCCGTCTGCTGGGCGAGTCTGCGTGGCAGATCCTGGACGAACTGCGTGCGGAGCGCCGCACCGGCCGATCGGCACGCATGCTGTACGAAGTGCTGGGCGACATCTGGGTGGTGCGCCGCAACCCGTATCTGCAGGACGACCTGCTCGACAACCCGAAGCGCCGGCAGATGCTGATCGACGCACTCAATCACCGCCTGGCGGAGATCGAGAAGCGCCGCGTGGCCGACCACGATTCGCATCACGACCCCGTGGGCGACGAGCGCGCCAGCAAGGTGCAGCAACTCGTCGTGCATGCCCGCCGTGCCGTCAAGGCGTTCCAGGAAGAATTCGCCCAGGTGTACGACCTGCGCCGCCGCGCCCAGAAGGTGCTCGGCCGCGTCACCGCGAAGGACAACATCAAGTTCGACGGCCTGTCGCGCGTGTCGCACGTGACAGACGCCACCGACTGGCGTGTCGAATATCCGTTCGTCGTGCTCACGCCCGATACGGAAGAAGAGATTGCCGGCATCGTGAAGGGCTGCTTCGAGCTGGGCCTGACCATCATCCCGCGCGGAGGCGGCACCGGCTACACCGGCGGCGCCGTGCCGCTCACGCCGTTCTCGGCGGTCATCAATACGGAAAAGCTGGAACGCCTGGATGCGGTCGAGATGACCGACCTGCCGGGCGTTGACCACCCTGTGGCGACCATCTATTCGGGCGCCGGCGTGGTGACGCGACGCGTGGCCGATGCGGCGGAAAAGGCCGGCCTTGTCTTCGCCGTGGACCCGACCTCGATCGACGCGTCGTGCATCGGCGGCAACGTCGCCATGAACGCGGGCGGCAAAAAGGCGGTCCTGTGGGGCACCGCGCTGGACAACCTCGCCTGGTGGCGCATGGTTGACCCGGACGGCAACTGGCTCGAAGTCACGCGCCTCAATCACAACCTGGGCAAGATCCACGATGCGCCGGTCGTCACCTTCGAGCTGAAGTGGTTCGACGGCAACGCGCCGGTCGGCGCCAAGCTGCTGCGCACCGAGACCCTGACCATCGAAGGCCGCAAGTTCCGCAAGGAAGGCCTCGGCAAGGACGTCACCGACAAGTTCCTGGCCGGCCTGCCCGGCGTGCAGAAGGAAGGCTGCGACGGCATCATCACCAGCGCGCGCTGGATTCTGCACCGCATGCCCAAGTCGATCCGCACCGTGTGCCTGGAGTTCTTCGGCCAGGCACGCGACGCGATCCCCAGCATCGTCGAGATCAAGGATTACCTCGACGCCGAAACCAAGAAGCCCGGCGGCGCGATCCTCGCGGGCCTGGAACACCTGGACGAGCGCTACCTCCGGGCGGTCGGCTACGCCACCAAGAGCAAGCGCAACGCGTTCCCGAAGATGGTGCTGATTGGTGACATCGTCGGGGACGACGATGACGCCGTGGCGCGCGCCACCTCGGAAGTGA
This window contains:
- a CDS encoding YqaA family protein codes for the protein MEQWIDTLFATLALPKVGLPAVFVVSFISATLLPLGSEPAVFAYIKLNPEMFWPAISVATLGNTLGGVVDWWMGYAAKLALVRYHLARRRRQHSAEHTQHVPHPKRHREPPLDKKYFRWMRRIGPVSLLVSWLPGIGDPLCTLAGWLRLKFWPSVMYMAIGKFLRYLAMTAALMTLPDGFWHGILGWIKSVMM